One region of Metallosphaera sedula DSM 5348 genomic DNA includes:
- a CDS encoding class I SAM-dependent methyltransferase, with protein sequence MSSLFDSINSWEFKPYRRMGVTIDEEMFYAKILARFVEGLSPRKVLDVGCGNCLFSLVLKKRFPHLEITSLDLWNDEISVTEIRGYLRDVDTNLVQNLFPLPFRDDQFDLVYAPLYFYNVVKSRRDELAMEIFRVLGKNSFLILVDLEIVRNLRKSFLKAGFVERNYYANQGVFFSLMQKT encoded by the coding sequence GTGTCGTCGCTGTTTGACAGCATTAATTCCTGGGAGTTCAAGCCGTATAGGAGGATGGGTGTTACCATAGATGAGGAGATGTTTTACGCCAAGATTCTCGCAAGGTTTGTGGAGGGCCTGAGTCCCAGGAAAGTCTTGGATGTGGGTTGCGGGAACTGTCTTTTCAGTCTCGTCCTCAAGAAGAGGTTCCCTCATCTCGAGATCACGTCTCTTGACCTATGGAACGATGAGATTTCGGTGACTGAGATCAGGGGCTATCTTAGGGACGTTGACACCAACCTAGTTCAGAACCTCTTTCCTCTGCCCTTTAGGGACGACCAATTTGACCTGGTATACGCTCCGCTTTACTTCTACAATGTGGTAAAGAGTAGAAGGGATGAACTTGCCATGGAAATCTTTAGGGTATTGGGCAAAAACTCCTTCCTAATACTCGTGGACTTAGAAATCGTAAGAAACCTCAGGAAGAGCTTTCTGAAGGCAGGGTTCGTCGAGAGGAACTATTACGCAAACCAGGGAGTATTCTTCTCGTTGATGCAAAAGACTTGA
- a CDS encoding helix-turn-helix domain-containing protein — MKGPLEVELYVRRSDCRVMQVMGETHTVIEKVSPRTGFTDHLIKTDVTPELKKELRDKGVRVINLGDSRIWARAPSCSACRFFTGSDAMILNAWPLSKDEIVYRLLVPSMGYLKELLSELNKLNMKPRVMKSREATENDTGLTPRQLQALMLAYKKGFFNVERKSSLTDLAKVMGIKPSSAEELLRRALQKVVGEYLKSLEKDGS, encoded by the coding sequence GTGAAAGGACCACTAGAAGTTGAGCTATACGTTAGGAGGAGCGATTGCAGGGTAATGCAGGTAATGGGTGAGACCCATACCGTGATAGAGAAGGTATCACCAAGAACCGGGTTTACGGACCATCTCATAAAGACAGACGTTACTCCAGAGCTTAAGAAGGAGTTAAGAGACAAGGGAGTCAGGGTAATTAACCTGGGAGATTCGAGGATATGGGCTAGGGCACCAAGCTGTTCAGCATGCAGGTTCTTTACGGGATCAGACGCCATGATACTGAACGCCTGGCCCCTAAGTAAGGATGAGATAGTGTATAGGTTACTAGTGCCCTCCATGGGGTATCTGAAAGAGTTGCTGTCAGAGCTCAATAAGCTGAACATGAAACCCAGGGTTATGAAGTCGAGGGAGGCAACAGAAAATGATACCGGACTTACCCCAAGACAGTTACAGGCCCTCATGTTGGCCTACAAGAAGGGATTCTTTAACGTGGAGAGGAAGTCCTCCCTCACTGATCTGGCAAAGGTCATGGGAATAAAGCCCTCGTCTGCTGAGGAGCTTCTTAGAAGGGCGTTACAAAAGGTCGTGGGGGAGTACCTGAAGAGCCTGGAGAAGGATGGTTCCTAG